A region of the Desulfovibrio litoralis DSM 11393 genome:
GGTTGTTTCTCCTGATCAAAATGAACCTAAAAACATAGCTTTAGCGGCTAAAGAACTAGGTTTAAAGCATGTTGTTTTGACTTCGGTTACTCGAGATGATTTGCCAGACGGCGGAGCAGGTCAGTTTGCACAAAGTATTTATTATCTGCGTGAAATGATAGATGATATTAGTATTGAGGTTTTGATTCCTGACTTCCAAGGCTGTGAACATGCCCTTAAAATGGTGATGGACGCCAAGCCTGATATTATTAATCATAATGTTGAAACAACTCCGAATCTTTACAACACAATACGCCCCGAAGCGAATTATAAACAGAGTCTTGAACTTTTAAGAAGAGTGAAACAAGCCGGATTTATTAGTAAAAGTGGTTTTATGGTGGGGCTTGGCGAAACAGAAGACGAAATCAAGACCCTGCTTTCCGACCTCGCAGGGGTAGAGTGTGATATTGTAACTGTTGGACAGTATATGCAACCCACACGCAAGCATATGCAAGTTTTGAGTTATGTAGAACCTGAACTTTTTGACAGCTACGCAAAGTATGGGCAACAACTGGGAATTCCTTATGTTTTTTCGGCTCCATTAGTGAGAAGTAGCTTTAATGCTTTAGATATTTATAAGGAATTTAAAAAACTCTAGAAAAAGTCTAGATTATTTACAAAAAATTTCTTACAACCTGCTGAATTTATATGAAAAAAATCTTTGAAAAAACGCTTTTATCACTTGACTTGTTTTAATAAAAGATTAAATTAATCCCAATTGAGACAGTTGTTTCAATTTTTTGAAAATATGAATATTGGCTTTTATTTTTTATATAATGAGGTTGCATTAACATATTATGAAGCGACGAGCGTATCTTTTGTCCGGTAAAATATCCGGTCTGTGTTCTTCTCTGTTTCTTGCTTGTTTATTTTGTTTCCTTTTTGTGCTGTCTTGGTTATTGTCTCCTTTTTTAGAGATAGCCGGTTTTAATTTGCCTTTTAACAACCACATGCCTGTGGTTGCTGCACAAGATTTTTCCGTAAAAACTGCATATGGTAAAGAATGGTCTGTTATGCTTGCCGATACAAAAGGTGCATATCTTGGTATCAGTGGTGGAACAGCACCCCTTTCTTTGATGTACAGCCCTGAAGGTGATGTAATCGCTTTGCCCGGCAATAATGGACATGACTTTATTGCTCTTTTTTCTAACAGAACAGAATACGCCAAATATGTGCCTTATTCAGACGGGCGTTTTAATTCTTTCGACTTGCATGTTCCTGTTGTGCAATATTCTGTTGGCGAAGCTAAAGCTGATTGGATACCTTTTGGTTTTGAACAAAATTCATTTGACAATCTTTTAACAACAGAAACCGTTCCAACTTTTGGAGGCGGAGATCTTAAAGATTCCGGATATTTGGACAATAAAGAAGCGAGACAAGACGTTGTTCCTAATATTCAACTTATGATTAATGATAGTAACACCCCGTCTGATTACAAACATGACTCAGATGACGAAAGTAAAATGGAATTGTTAAATTCACAAGTTTAATTAAAATGAAAATATCTTTTTAAAGGTCGGTTTTATCCCGACCTTTTTTTGTATTAAGAATACTGTTTAATTTTTGTGAATGAAAGTTTAGAATCTGAAAAATGAAACAGTTATGCACCTGTAAGCTATTTCAAGTTTTACAGGTGCATATAAAAAAGCGATTTATTTAATACGGTTTAAGAGCATAAGACGTTGAAAAAATATTCAAAACAGAGTCTTGCAATGATCTTTATTAAGGCATATCTGTTTCATGAACGGCAGAATCGTCAGCTAAAGGAAGCGGGGCATTTTTAGCTTTTAACAGTCTGTATTCTTGGATTGTTACTTTTGTTAAAGCCTTTGCCGGACACGCTTCGACACAGGCACTTACATTTCTGTTTTCTTTTTTGCTAAGTTCTTGACAAAGATCACAGCGAACGGCAACGACTCTTGGTTCTGAGTGTGCAAGTCTTGCTTGTTCTTCTTCCGAAAGTTTAACAAAAGAACGTGTAATCGCACCATAAGGACACGCCATCATACAAATTTCACAACCCGCACAAAATTGTGGACGCATTACCACTTTTCCCCCATTGGTTTGTATGAGGGCGTGAGTTGGACAAACCTTTGCACAAGGAGCGTTTTCACATTGGCGACATTGTATGGGGAGTTTTGTTGTTCCCGATTTTATGACATGAATTCTTGACGGCAAGTCTTTACGGCGTTTTACGGCTTCTTTAATAGACATGTCATAATGAGAGGCAATACAGGCAATTTCGCATTTATGACAACCACGACATTTATTGGTGTCGGCATAAATAACATAATTGGCAAGGTCATTATTCTCAAACGGGTCGTTTGAGTGTGTTGTTGTTTTTTCTGAATACTGTGTGTTTTGGGTTTGTTCCGTCATAGTTTGTCCTTTGCCAGGGCTATAGTCTTATTGACAGGTTTTTACTGTAATAGATGATATATATAGTTCTCTTCCGCCTTTCCATTCTACCTTGTCTTTAGAACAAAGCGGACATGAAAAACTACGTTTTATTGTTTTTACTTCTTTTTTACACTCCATACAATAACCGTGCATGGCTTGTTTTTCTATTGTCAGCAGAGCATTTTGAGCCTTAGTGTTTTCAGCTAAGAGTTTAAAACATGCCTCTAAGGTCTTTATTTCTAAGTCTACCAATACTCCGACATTGATATATATTTCTTTAACTTCTAAGTTTTGATTGTCAGAATGTTTATTTAATTCTTCCAAGACAATTTTTAAAAGCGGGGTTGCAATAGCCAGTTCGTGCATATTTTATCTTTCGGTACACGAAACACAAGGGTCAATACTGTTTACGATTAACGGTATATCGGCTAAAGCACAATCTTTCATCATTACCTTTAGAGCTTCCCAGTTCATGTAAGAAGGAACACGCCATTTAAGACGAGTAGGAATATCAGACTCGTCTGTTCTGATATAATAAAACAATTCGCCTCTTGGGGCTTCTGTTCTGGCAACAGCCTGACCAGCAGGAATGGTTTGCAATTCTGCAAAGCATGAACCTTCGGGCATTTGTTCGGTTACTTGTTCAAGTATATGAATTGATTCTAATGTTTCACGCAGGCGTACCATTGCTCTTGCGTGTACATCGCCACCTGTCTCTGTGATTACGTTAAACTTTAGTTTGTCATAAACGGCATAGGGCGTATCACGGCGTACATCAAGACAAACTCCGCTTCCTCTTGCCACCGGTCCGACAAGTCCGTATTGGCGTACTTCATCGGCGTTAATTTTTCCTACGCCTTTGGTGCGTTTTAGTATCATAGAGTCATTTTGATATATTTCAATAAGTTCGGCAATATGAGTTTTTAATTGGTTAGTGCTTTTGCTTACAAACTGTAAAAGTGAAGAATCAACGTCATATTTTACTCCGCCGATACAGTTAGCCGCAAGATCCATTCTGTTTCCGTATACTGTTTCTTTAACGTCTTGCATGATTTCACGCACTTCCATCATGTGCATAAACAAAGATTTATAGCCGATTATATGTGCTAAAATTGCAACGTTAAAAAGATGAGAAGCCACACGCTTTATTTCATCAGCATAAACTCTTAAATATTGAGCCCTTTGAGGAACTTTTATCTCAGCAAGGTTCTCAAGAGCCATACAATAAGTTAAAGGGTGAGAATTTGAACATAAAGAACAAACTCGTTCGGTCAGTACGATATTTTGAAAAAAGTTTCGTTTGGTGGCGAGAGCTTCCATTCCTCTATGGACATGACCTGAGGTGATTTCTACTTTTTTTACAAGTTCACCTTCGGTAGTTAAGCGAAAATACATGGGTTCTTCCAATGCCACATGCACGGGACCAATAGGTAGGGTAAATTCTTTAATTGTTGTTTCCATATAATTACCTTAATAAGGTTAAATTTTTTGACTGGTTTTATTAAGCATCTTTTTTGACGGGAGTAAACTTTGGTTCGATTACTTGAGGTAAGACGGCTGTAACAATCGCTTTTTCGTATGCCATTTTTTGTGCGGCGTTAGAACTCATGATCTTTTCCCACAGGTCTTTTGTGTTTGCACTGTTTGATAAGGCAGAAAACGGAACGAGTTGATCCATAATACCGGCATCAAGACGTTCGTCTAAAAAGAGACGTTTGGGGTTTGGGTGGTTTATAATATTGATATTATACATCTCTTTAAACTCTCTTTCGTTCCAATCAGCATTTTGAAACCAAGGGGTAATTGAAGGAACGGGAAGAGTTTCGGCGTTATCATCAGAATAAAGAGGGGCGGTAACCGTAAAAGTAAAATTACCAACAACAAAATGATAGGCAATCGCAAGTCTTTTGTTCTGGTCGTTTCTTTTTACGGAATAAGCCGTAATAGTGCAAAGTCTGGCGGAGCAACTAGCTAACATTTGAGCCAAGGGTTCTATTTTGTCAGGCGACTCTAAATTAAGCCAACCAAAAATATTTTCTTTTTCATCATTAGTCCAACTTGCATATTTTTTTAGCAATTCAAATATTTTTTCATCTAATTGTTCTTTATTCATCATTAGTCTCTTTTTTTAGAAGGGGTTCTTGAGTGGTGGTTTCTACTTGAGGGGCTTCTCTCTCTGCCGTTGCGACTTGTCTACATTGAGGACAGAGGCTTAAAAGGGGCATCATATCGAGAGATTTATCTGTATAAATTTTTAAAACCAATTCAGGTGGCAATCTACGCATAGGGGCATCGCAGGAGCGACAACGAGAATATGGGATAAAGTGGTGTTCAGCATTATCATATTTTTTGCTTTGAAGGTGGGCATTATGCCAATCATTGCTTAGTGTAATCGCCTTAGTCGGGCAGTAATGACGACACATACCACATAAAGCACAGGTGTTGTGCCAAACGGAAAAGCTATAACCTTGTTTGTTTTTATCTGGTTCTATATTAATCGCTCTTCCGGCACAAACGTGTTTACAAATACCACAGCCGACACACTTTGACGGGTCAACAACAACACGCCCTCTAAAGCGTTTTGGAGTCGGAGCTTCACCTAAAGGGAAAATTTGAGTTGAAGGACCTTGCTTTAAGTTTCTTCCTAATATCTTAAGAAATTTAAACATGTTGTTCTCCTTGTGGAATAAATGCTTTACCTTCAAGCTTTGCTAACCAGACGGCTTTAGCTAAAAGAACGCCTTCTATAATTGCCTGAGGGCGAGGGGGACAACCGTTAACATTTACATCAATGGGAATATAGCGATCAAGAGGTCCGCAAATAGAGTGTCCTCCGGCAAAAACTCCACCGCTGATAGGGCAAATTCCCACGGCAACAGTTACTTTAGGTTCAGGAATTTCCTCCCAAACTCTTAAAACTTTATCCCTTACTTTTAAAGTAAGAGGTCCGGTTATTAAGACAATATCAGCATGTCTGGGACTTCCACAATATTTACAACCTAGACGTTCAACATCATAACGCGGTATACAGGCTGTTGTTGCAAGTTCAACGTCGCAACCGTTGCATGAGCCGGCATTAATACGAAAAAGCCAAGGGGAACGAACGGATAATTTGTCTAATATATTCATGTTAATCTCTTATATTCCGCACCAAACGAGAAAAAGACTGAGCAGTGCGAGTAGGGTTGGAACTTTTAAATAAAAAGAAAGGGCTTGTTCAATTCTAAAACGACCGGTAGCCGACTTGACCAAAGTAATAACTATTAGCATAAGTGCAAGGGTTTTAAGGCAAAACCATAATATATTTATTACAATACTGTCTGAAATAGTGCCGGGAAAAAACATAACAATGCCAAAACCTAAGACTACAAACATTTTTAAGGCACTTGTAAGACTGAAAAAACCTAAAGCAGGACCGGAATATTCCAAAAGAGGTCCTTCGAGAATTTCGGTTTCTGCTTCGGGAATATCAAAAGGAGCTACTCCCATAGTACCGGGTAAAAAAGCCAAATATGCTAAGAATGCGGGGAAAAGGCTTAAAGATAAACCAAAAGAACCGTTGTCTTTTTGATATTCAATTACTCTTGCCAGAGAAAACTCTGCCGTTCCGTCTCCGCCTACTTTCATGGCAACAGCCAAGATAATGATTAATAAAGGAACTTCATAAGCCAACATAATGCTCATTTCTCGTGAAAAACCAATTGCACCGAAAGGTGAGCTTGATGCTGAACCTGCAATCATTAAGGCGATTGCGGGAAGTGGCAACAGATAAAAGAATACTAACATATCACCCATATATTCCATTCCGTTATACGCGCCGGGAATAGGTAATAACGCCGCACAAACCGCCATTCCCGTTAGTCCGATAATCGGAGCTATAAAAAAGACAGTCGGGTTGGCAGTAGCCGGAATAATTGTTTCTTTGGTGCAAAGCTTGGCAAAATCATAAAAAGGTTGACTTAAAGGCGGTCCAACTCGACGTTGTAAACGAGCCTCTATTTTTCGGTCAATTCCTTTGAAGTATAAACCGACAAACAGGGCAAATATTCCACCGGGAAAAATTATCAGATGAAATAATCCTGTTATTATTTGTAGTAATAAAGACGGAAACTCATTCATATATACTCCGAAACTATGTTGTTATAAAAAAACTATAACTTGTTTATTGTTTAAAATATTTAGCTATTTGTTGTTTAATTGTTGTGATTATTGAAATAGGACCGCTATAAAGACTTTGTGCATTTTCTTGAAGATTAAGTTCTTCGGGAGGAATACCACAGGTGTGAATGTCTGTGATGCGTTGCTTTGTGCTTAAACTTAAGAGTAAATAGCGTGCACCAAAAAATACAACAAAGAATAAAACAGCTGTTATTGTGGCATTCCATGCACCACTCCCTGAGCTTATACCCCAGAGTGCAATATCAAGCGTTTGAAGGTTGAAACCTTCTAAAACCATATTGATCGGTGCTAAGAATATTCCGGGAAATATACTGGTTATTATACAGCCAACAGCTAAGATATTCATGGATAAAATCATACCTTTTGGCGGGTCTGTAACTATAATGTCTTTTTCTGCTTTGACACTTTGTCCTAAAAATGCGGTATGCATAAACTTGGCAAAATATGCCAAAGTTATAACGCTTCCAACTAAAGACAAAATAGCCAAGAGTACATAGCCTTGTTCCATCAAAGCGTGATAGATAATCCACTTAGACGTAAAACCGTTACTTGGAGGTATTCCGATAACGCAAAACGCACCAATCGCAAAAAGAGCAAAGGTTTTTGGCATTTGCCTGCCAAGCCCGCCAATTTCGTTTAAGCTGTGTTTTCCCGTTTGCAAGATTAAGGCTCCTGCGACCAAGAAGAGTAAGTTTTTAAACAAGACGTGGTTTAAAAGGTGTAAAAGACCGCCGGCTACGCCCAGAGGGGTGCAAAGAGCCAAGGCAAGAACCATATAACCAAGCTGGCTAACCGTTGAATAAATCAACATTCTTTTTATATCTGTTTGAACAACAGCATAAGCCGCCGCCATCACAATAGTAATTCCGCCTATCCAAAGAACGGCTTCCATTAAAACTTCACGGCTGATCATGCTTGTAAAAAACACAACACCGCCCATAGCAAGGAAGAGTTTTATAAGCCCAAATAAAGCACTTTTTAATAAAACTGACGAGATATAGCCGGAAACAGGCGTAGGAGCAGTAGCGGGGTGCATCTGAATGTCAATTCTAAAAGGTAGTTGGGCGGCTTTCATGATAAAACCTATAGCCAATAAAGTAACGATGCCCGTGATGGTTGCGTTTGACAATCCACTTTTTGCCAAAGCTGTAGGAAGCTGAGAAAACTCTACTGTTCCAACAGTAACAGAGAGAAAAGCTATTGCTAAAAAGATAAAGCTTGCTCCGAGTACGTTAAAGAAGAAATATTTAAACCCTTCACGTAGGGCCGCTTCATTTTCTTCATGCACTATAACGAAGTATAAACTCCAAGAACTCATTATTTCCCAGAAAAAGAAGAAGTTAAAGAGGTCTGAACTAAGGGCAACGCCGACTAAACCGGCACACATGAATAAAAAGAAACCGTAAAAACGCCATTGACTGTGGCTGTGAAGCATATAGTCAGTGGCATAGTGCATATTAATAGCACCAACTAAAGGAATAATAAGAGCAAAAATAAAAGATAAAGTATCAAGAGAACGTCCAAACAACAGAACACAGGCGGAGGTTGCCAATAAAATCAAAGTTGTATATTTCCCCGATAATATAGGGAGTGGACGCTTAATACAGATAGCTACGCCGCCTAAAAGCAAGATTAAAGAAGGTATTGACCAACTTGTTTTAAGTAGAGGCGGAAGAGAGGCTAAACTTAGTTCCGCTCCGTTCAAGGTTGTTTGTACGATTGGTAAGATGAGGCTTAGTCCTAAGTTAGGGAACAAGCCAAGTAAAATACATAAACCTGCCAAAATGCCTAAAGGAATGCGTATTGCGAGAGAAACTTCCGTAATATCTTGTCTGTTGCAAGGTTCAAAGACCAAAACCCTGATAATTCGCATATAGTATACACAGCCGGCAAGGCTTGCCATAAGCATTAATGCGGCTAAAAACATACTTTTTTCAGAAAGAGCCATAATCATCAGATATTTACTCATAAATCCGGCAAAAGGCGGTAAGCCCATAATACTGAGCAAACCGATTACCATACAGGTTACGGTAAACGGCATTACTCGACCAAGCCCTTTAAAATCACTTAGTTTTTGTCCGCCGGCTCTTAAAATCAAAGCTCCTGAACCTAAAAACAGTAAATCTTTCATGATTGCATGATTTAAAACATGAAACAAGGCACCGGTTGTGGCAAGAAGAGAACAGACACTCAAGGTTAAAGTAATTTCCCCGATTTGTCCCATTGTTGAGTAAGCAAACAGACGCTTTATATCCTCTTGTTTTAATGCCATAAATTCGCCGTATGCCATCGTGGTTGCACCGACTAGGGTTAAAAGAGAGAAAATAAATGTGCTGATGTTTGAGCTTTCTCCCTGCCATGTGTTGGCAGCTCCCATAACCAAGAAGATAAGCAATACTATTCCAAAAATTCCTGCTTTGGTTAAAACACCGGAAAGCGGGGCTGAAATAGAAGAAGGGGCGGCCGGGTGTGCAACCGGCAACCAAGCATGACCCGGCATTAAACCGGCTTTAACACCAAAAGCAATTAAAGCACTGAAAGCAGAAATTGAGAGTGCAAAACCAGAAATTGTGCCAATACTTGCGTTTATTTCCGCCCAGTTAAACGAACCTGTTGTTTGAGAAAGATAAAGTAAAACAGGTAGTAAAAACGTAGCGGCAGCAGTACACATAATGAAATATAGTTTTGCGGCTTTATCGGCGGCTTCTGTTCCTTGATAAGCGATCAAAACGTAAGAAGAAAGGGTCATTAGCTCCCAAAACACAAAAAAACTTAAACTGTGCGAGGTTGTTGCCAGACCAAATAATGAGCCAAATAAGATAAAAAAGAAAAACGTATATTTTGATTCTTTAATAGCAGAACCAAATCCTTTTTTACTCTCAGCAAAATAACCATAAGAATATGACCAAACTAAAAGTCCTATTCCGCTTATAATACAGGCAAATAACCTTGAAAGCGGATGACCGTATTGAACTGTCAAGGCACAGACGAGTGTTAAGGCAAGAATGCCTCCACCTGCGGCATAAGCATATAATCTATTGAATTTGCGTAAGAAAAATAAGGCAAAAGCACTAACAAACAAAAGCAAAGTTCCAAAATTCCACTCAACGGAAATATGAGGCAAGCTTTCAAGAGAATATCCACTAAAACTTACAGCCATATTGACAAGGCTGTGTCCGAATATACCCATTAAAATCAGGGCAATACTTAATATTCCCGTTAATAGATTGTTTCCGGATCCAAAACTTTGTTTTTCTTCCGCAAAAGTTCCAAGCCCAAGCCAAATAGGTTGAACAAGACGCACGGTAGCTATTGCTGAGATAATGTTTGAAATTACTAGAATCAAGCTCAACATGGGTTGATTGGTTTCAAAAACCGCATACATAATTAAAGGTTTTGCATCAGGGGTTAAGAACGGGCTGATGCCGATTGCCGCAAACATAGAGAAAGCGAATAAAAGAGCTGAAAGAGGGCGGGAGTTTGATATACCAGAAAGTTCGTTGATGTTTTTTGTTCTTGCATAGGCACAAACTTGGTTGAGGCTTAAATAAGCGAGCAGGCGAGCAACGCCGATATATAAGACGCATAAAAATGCACCGGAAAATCCGCCTAAGCCTCCTAGCCCCAAGCCAAAGAAAAAAGTTGAAACATCAATACAACTTGTCCATTTAAACTGATACTTGGCATTGTTAATGTTTTGAAATAATTTAAAAACACTAAATCCTAAGATAAAAAGACCCAAAACGATAAAAAAAGTAGAGTTGAGAGAGTTGTTGATATGAACCATAACACTTCCTGTATTAACTATAGTATACCTCTAAAAACAGCCGTCCTGACAGTTTTTAGAGAAGACTCGCCACAATAAATTTGGCTTCGTCTTACATTTTCAATGCCTTGCATGATTTGAAAATAGCGGCACGTCCTGTGCCACACGGAAATTTCTAAAAACTAGATATTTCCTATAGTAACTGTTTTAAAAGTTTTTATTTTATTCACTATATTTTTACTTGTTTGCAAATAAAAACTGTTTAATTCTAGCCCCTTATAAATCGCAAGCATCAATACTTGAATATTAAATAATATGCAACCATATTGAATAGATTTTTAGTTTTGCGTGAAGTTCATGTGTATTATTTCACAACCTAAAAGTCAAGATGAAAAAAATTATTTTTATTATTGTTTTATTTGTGATATAAGAAAAAAATTCAAATAATAAGGTGGTGTTAGAGTGAAGGTTCAAGCAAAGGGTGTAGAGTTGTTTTATAAAAAATCAGGACAAGGTAAAGCGTTGATCCTTTTACATGGCAATGGTGAGGATCATCATATTTTTGATAAAATTTCAGAAAAATTAGAAAATAATTTTACCGTTTATGCGATAGATAGTAGGAATCACGGTGAAAGTACAAAGACAACTAACTATGATTATGAGGTCATGGCAGAAGACCTTGGTGCTTTTATTCACGCTTTAAAAATCGCCCCTGTCAATATCGTTGGTTTTAGCGATGGTGGAATAATAAGTTTGTTGCTTGCCATGAAAGATTCAGGCTTAGTTGAAAAGATGGCTCTTTTAGGCGTAAATTTAAAGCCATCTGATTTTACTGATGAGAGTTATCAGTTTTTAAAAGAAACTTATGAACAGACGCAAGACCCGCTTTTTAAACTTATGTTGGAACAACCGAATATCGAGTTGACAGACCTTAAAAAGATTAAAGTTCCAAGTCTGATTATTGCGGCTGAAAATGACTTATATCGTCCCGAATTATTTAGAGAACTTAATCATGCCTTAAAAGGTTCAAAGCTTATGATTATGCAAGGTCATAGCCATGACAGCTATATTGTAAACCAAGATCTTTTGTATGAGGATTTACTGGCGTTTTTTCAATAATTTTTTGTATATTTTGGGTGCTAATACGTTCATTAATAATCCACAGTATCACACAAAACAAATCCATCAATAAATTCTACAAAACTGTTAGCTATAAAGCCCAAGTAAGCTTTGGCAACCGTGTCATCGTCCTGTTCCATTATGTTAACGCTTTTTATGCACCAGTAATAAATCTTGCCCTTATTTTCCTCACCAAAACCAATCAGAATATAGTTTCCTCCCGGACCACGCCCAATGGGTAATGTTTCCTTAGGAAGATGCTCCTTCCATGTTTCCAAGTTATACTGCAAGGTTTCCGTGGGGAATTCGGCATGTTCATCATAACTAAAAAAGTTATTAAACAAGCGGTACTCTTCGTCAGGGAAAACACCATTGTTGGTAGGCCAAAAGACCTTAAAGCAGTATGAATCATCACATTCCGTCATGTGTTTATTTACGTTCCTACCATTAGCGTGCAAAAGGTAGTCTCTATACTGCTCTGGCAGGGGAGCCTGAATCATTTTTTCTATTTTTACAATATCAAAAGGGGTTAAGGTGGGTGTATCT
Encoded here:
- the lipA gene encoding lipoyl synthase — encoded protein: MNQNTPQKALRIPPWLRIKLPKVGEHKERFVLTKDNVDKLGLHTVCQSAKCPNMCQCFSAGTATFLLLGNICTRNCAFCNIESGKVVSPDQNEPKNIALAAKELGLKHVVLTSVTRDDLPDGGAGQFAQSIYYLREMIDDISIEVLIPDFQGCEHALKMVMDAKPDIINHNVETTPNLYNTIRPEANYKQSLELLRRVKQAGFISKSGFMVGLGETEDEIKTLLSDLAGVECDIVTVGQYMQPTRKHMQVLSYVEPELFDSYAKYGQQLGIPYVFSAPLVRSSFNALDIYKEFKKL
- a CDS encoding 4Fe-4S dicluster domain-containing protein, translated to MTEQTQNTQYSEKTTTHSNDPFENNDLANYVIYADTNKCRGCHKCEIACIASHYDMSIKEAVKRRKDLPSRIHVIKSGTTKLPIQCRQCENAPCAKVCPTHALIQTNGGKVVMRPQFCAGCEICMMACPYGAITRSFVKLSEEEQARLAHSEPRVVAVRCDLCQELSKKENRNVSACVEACPAKALTKVTIQEYRLLKAKNAPLPLADDSAVHETDMP
- a CDS encoding hydrogenase maturation nickel metallochaperone HypA, encoding MHELAIATPLLKIVLEELNKHSDNQNLEVKEIYINVGVLVDLEIKTLEACFKLLAENTKAQNALLTIEKQAMHGYCMECKKEVKTIKRSFSCPLCSKDKVEWKGGRELYISSITVKTCQ
- a CDS encoding nickel-dependent hydrogenase large subunit, coding for METTIKEFTLPIGPVHVALEEPMYFRLTTEGELVKKVEITSGHVHRGMEALATKRNFFQNIVLTERVCSLCSNSHPLTYCMALENLAEIKVPQRAQYLRVYADEIKRVASHLFNVAILAHIIGYKSLFMHMMEVREIMQDVKETVYGNRMDLAANCIGGVKYDVDSSLLQFVSKSTNQLKTHIAELIEIYQNDSMILKRTKGVGKINADEVRQYGLVGPVARGSGVCLDVRRDTPYAVYDKLKFNVITETGGDVHARAMVRLRETLESIHILEQVTEQMPEGSCFAELQTIPAGQAVARTEAPRGELFYYIRTDESDIPTRLKWRVPSYMNWEALKVMMKDCALADIPLIVNSIDPCVSCTER
- a CDS encoding NADH-quinone oxidoreductase subunit C, whose amino-acid sequence is MMNKEQLDEKIFELLKKYASWTNDEKENIFGWLNLESPDKIEPLAQMLASCSARLCTITAYSVKRNDQNKRLAIAYHFVVGNFTFTVTAPLYSDDNAETLPVPSITPWFQNADWNEREFKEMYNINIINHPNPKRLFLDERLDAGIMDQLVPFSALSNSANTKDLWEKIMSSNAAQKMAYEKAIVTAVLPQVIEPKFTPVKKDA
- a CDS encoding 4Fe-4S dicluster domain-containing protein; its protein translation is MFKFLKILGRNLKQGPSTQIFPLGEAPTPKRFRGRVVVDPSKCVGCGICKHVCAGRAINIEPDKNKQGYSFSVWHNTCALCGMCRHYCPTKAITLSNDWHNAHLQSKKYDNAEHHFIPYSRCRSCDAPMRRLPPELVLKIYTDKSLDMMPLLSLCPQCRQVATAEREAPQVETTTQEPLLKKETNDE
- a CDS encoding NADH-quinone oxidoreductase subunit B family protein, with protein sequence MNILDKLSVRSPWLFRINAGSCNGCDVELATTACIPRYDVERLGCKYCGSPRHADIVLITGPLTLKVRDKVLRVWEEIPEPKVTVAVGICPISGGVFAGGHSICGPLDRYIPIDVNVNGCPPRPQAIIEGVLLAKAVWLAKLEGKAFIPQGEQHV
- a CDS encoding respiratory chain complex I subunit 1 family protein, which translates into the protein MNEFPSLLLQIITGLFHLIIFPGGIFALFVGLYFKGIDRKIEARLQRRVGPPLSQPFYDFAKLCTKETIIPATANPTVFFIAPIIGLTGMAVCAALLPIPGAYNGMEYMGDMLVFFYLLPLPAIALMIAGSASSSPFGAIGFSREMSIMLAYEVPLLIIILAVAMKVGGDGTAEFSLARVIEYQKDNGSFGLSLSLFPAFLAYLAFLPGTMGVAPFDIPEAETEILEGPLLEYSGPALGFFSLTSALKMFVVLGFGIVMFFPGTISDSIVINILWFCLKTLALMLIVITLVKSATGRFRIEQALSFYLKVPTLLALLSLFLVWCGI
- a CDS encoding proton-conducting transporter membrane subunit, yielding MVNTGSVMVHINNSLNSTFFIVLGLFILGFSVFKLFQNINNAKYQFKWTSCIDVSTFFFGLGLGGLGGFSGAFLCVLYIGVARLLAYLSLNQVCAYARTKNINELSGISNSRPLSALLFAFSMFAAIGISPFLTPDAKPLIMYAVFETNQPMLSLILVISNIISAIATVRLVQPIWLGLGTFAEEKQSFGSGNNLLTGILSIALILMGIFGHSLVNMAVSFSGYSLESLPHISVEWNFGTLLLFVSAFALFFLRKFNRLYAYAAGGGILALTLVCALTVQYGHPLSRLFACIISGIGLLVWSYSYGYFAESKKGFGSAIKESKYTFFFFILFGSLFGLATTSHSLSFFVFWELMTLSSYVLIAYQGTEAADKAAKLYFIMCTAAATFLLPVLLYLSQTTGSFNWAEINASIGTISGFALSISAFSALIAFGVKAGLMPGHAWLPVAHPAAPSSISAPLSGVLTKAGIFGIVLLIFLVMGAANTWQGESSNISTFIFSLLTLVGATTMAYGEFMALKQEDIKRLFAYSTMGQIGEITLTLSVCSLLATTGALFHVLNHAIMKDLLFLGSGALILRAGGQKLSDFKGLGRVMPFTVTCMVIGLLSIMGLPPFAGFMSKYLMIMALSEKSMFLAALMLMASLAGCVYYMRIIRVLVFEPCNRQDITEVSLAIRIPLGILAGLCILLGLFPNLGLSLILPIVQTTLNGAELSLASLPPLLKTSWSIPSLILLLGGVAICIKRPLPILSGKYTTLILLATSACVLLFGRSLDTLSFIFALIIPLVGAINMHYATDYMLHSHSQWRFYGFFLFMCAGLVGVALSSDLFNFFFFWEIMSSWSLYFVIVHEENEAALREGFKYFFFNVLGASFIFLAIAFLSVTVGTVEFSQLPTALAKSGLSNATITGIVTLLAIGFIMKAAQLPFRIDIQMHPATAPTPVSGYISSVLLKSALFGLIKLFLAMGGVVFFTSMISREVLMEAVLWIGGITIVMAAAYAVVQTDIKRMLIYSTVSQLGYMVLALALCTPLGVAGGLLHLLNHVLFKNLLFLVAGALILQTGKHSLNEIGGLGRQMPKTFALFAIGAFCVIGIPPSNGFTSKWIIYHALMEQGYVLLAILSLVGSVITLAYFAKFMHTAFLGQSVKAEKDIIVTDPPKGMILSMNILAVGCIITSIFPGIFLAPINMVLEGFNLQTLDIALWGISSGSGAWNATITAVLFFVVFFGARYLLLSLSTKQRITDIHTCGIPPEELNLQENAQSLYSGPISIITTIKQQIAKYFKQ